In Lacinutrix sp. Bg11-31, the DNA window TTGGTTTTTTTGTTTTTAAATTTAGTGTACATTAAAACGGTAAACTCGATTTTACTTTTTGTATTTTTAAGGACAAATACCTAGTTAATGGCCAAGAAAAAGAAAATTTCTGCTTCAGATATAGTTACATTCTACATGGATTATGTGGTAGAACATTATAGTAAACCAGAATCGGTTTCAGATTTTGCCAAAGCACATCATTTTGATGACGAATTATTCTACACACATTTTACTTCATTTAAAGATTTAGAAAAGGATATTTATTTACTGCTTTTCGATAATTCGGTAGCTATTTTAAAGCAAACTCCAGAATATACATCATTTACTAAAAAAGACAAACTACTAAGTTTGTATTATACCTTTTTCGAGAATCTGTCCTTAAATCAAGAATTTATAAAGTTGAATTTAAAAGGCTTTGAAAATCAGCTAAAAGCACTTTCAGTATTTTCAAGATTTAAACGTAGCTTTTCTGCGTTTATTAGTGAATTAGATTTAGAAACTATAAGTTTAAATGTAGATGCCATTGAAAATATTCAGAAAAAAACAATAAGAGAATCATCTTGGGTTCAGTTGTTATTCACCATGAAATTTTGGCTAGATGATACTTCTGATGAATTTGAAAAAACAGATATATTTATAGAAAAATCAATAAATACTAGTTTCGAATTGATAAATACCAAGTCTTTTAATAATATAATAGATTTGGCGAAGTTTTTATATAAAGAAAAAGTGAAATAGGCTAAATATGAAAACACTAAAAAGTATACCAATTTCTAAAATTCAGCGTGCATCTAAACTCGTGCAAACTGGAGCAAAAGTTGGCGTAAATTATCTTAAGTATTATGGTGACAAAATGGTTAATTCGGAAGAAGAAGCCAAAGAGCGTTTAGACGAATCTAACGCTACAGATATTTACGATAGTTTAAAAGACTTAAAAGGATCTGCCTTAAAATTAGCGCAAATGCTAAGCATGGAGAAAAACATTTTACCACAAGCTTATGTAGAAAAATTTTCTTTATCTCAATTTTCTGTACCACCATTATCTGCTCCTTTGGTAATGAAAACCTTTAAGAAATCGTTTGGTAAATTTCCAAATGAAATTTTTGACACCTTCAATCCAGAGGCAATAAATGCAGCAAGTATTGGACAAGTACACAAAGCAGAAAAAGATGGAAAAATGTTAGCTGTAAAAATTCAATATCCTGGAGTTGCAGATAGTATTTTGTCCGATTTGGCAATGGTAAAGCCAATAGCTATGAAAATGTTCAACATAAAAGGCGAACATTCCGAAGTCTATTTTAAAGAAGTAGAAGGGAAGCTACTAGAAGAAACAAACTATTTGTTAGAGATAGAACAAAGTAAAGAAGTAGTTGCAGCGTGTTCAAGTATTCCTAATTTAGAGTTTCCAAGATATTATCAACAGTATTCTTCACAACAAATTATAACTATGGATTGGATGGAAGGGATTCATCTTTCCGAGTTTGCAAAAATAAATACCAATCAAGAGCTTGCAAACCAATTAGGACAAGCTTTATGGGATTTTTATTTATATCAAATGCATGTTCTTAAAAAGGTACATGCAGATCCACATCCTGGAAATTTTTTAATTTCTGAAGAAGGAAAACTAATAGCTATCGATTTTGGTTGCATGAAAATAATTCCAGAAGATTTTTACGTACCTTATTTCGAGTTGTTTAATAAAGAAATTCTTGATGATCCTAAATTATTTCACAATCAATTATTAAAATTAGAAATTTTAAGAAAAGACGATTCATCTGAAGAAATTAAGTTTTTTACCAACATGTTTCATGATGTGTTAAGTTTTTTCACACAACCATTTCGCGAGGAAACTTTCGATTTTTCTAATTCAGAATTTTTTGAAAAAATTGCAGCAATTGGTGAGCGCTATTTTAAAAGTACAAGATCTAATAAAATGAATGCTAATAGAGGCTCTAAACATTTTATCTATTTAAATAGAACCTTTTTTGGATTGTTTAATTTAATGTTCGATTTACAATCAAAAAATATAAAAATCAATAATTATAAAACACTGTAAAACCTAAGTTTACAAATTTTCTTTGGTGTGTGAAATTAAAATGCTATGCGTGCATAGTATTTTGTGTAAATAATGTATCTTGTGAAAAAACGACTTTGATTAGTGGTTTGTTTTAATAAAAGCATTAATTTTTCACTTTAGATTTAAAGAATTGACAAGTTTTTAAAATAAGAGTATAAAATACAAGTAATTAATAATGGCGAAAAAAATTGATTTAAAGGATATTGTGCAAGACGCATTCGATTCTTCAATACAGCAGATTTCAGGTTCTGATGCAGCTTTTTTATATGCAGAATCACCTACAAGTCCTATGCATGTGGCAACCTTAAACATTGTAGAAGGTTCTTTAAAGTTCGAAGATTTTAAAGATATTGTTGCTTCAAAATTACATTTAATTCCAAAATTTAGACAACGATTACTAAATGTACCAATGAATTTAGATTATCCTTATTGGGTAGACGATCCTAATTTTGATATAGACTTGCATTTAAATCGTATTAAATTACCAGATCCTTCAAACTGGAAAACCTTAAGAGATTTAACCTCTACATTATTTTCTGCACCTTTAGATTTGCGAAGACCATTGTGGTCTGTCCATTTTATTGAAGGCATAGACGAAATTGCACAAGTACCAAAAGGCTCTGTTGCCATAATAACAAAAATACATCATGTAATGATTGATGGTACTTCTGGCGTTGGTTTACTTGGCGTTTTATATGATAGTGATGAAAACGGCAAGCAGAAAAAACGTTCTAAACCAAAAGCATATAACCCTGAACCTTTACCAGACGAACTTAGTTTATTGTTAAAAAGTGGGTACGCGTTTTTTAAAAACCCGTTTAAAGTTCCAAAAACAGTTGCAGAGACTGCTTACAGTTTTATTAAAAGTAGAGCTGCTAAAAAACTAAGTATTCAAAAGGAATTTAGTGCTACAAAATTTCCAGTTCCAATTACCATTTTTAATGGTTCTATTTCGGCAAAAAGAACTTGGGGAACAGCCATTCTATCTTTCGATCGTATTAATGCACTTCGAAAAACAATGGGAGGAAGTATTAACGATGTTATTTTAGCCATCTGTGCAGGAGCTATGCGTCGTTATTTAATAGAAAAAGAAAAGTTACCATTACATCCTTTGGTTGCAAATGTTCCAATTTCTATTCGCACAGAAAACAGCACAAAAATGAATAATCAAATTGCTAACATGATGATTCAGTTGGCAACACATATCGAAGATCCATTAGAGCGTTTAGAATATATTCAAGAACAAACCATGTTAGGGAAATCTAGACACAATACTATGGGAGCAAAAACCTTAGCTAAAATGGCAGATGTTGTGCCTTTTGGTTTGGCAAATTTAGCTGCTGGATTATATAGTAAATACAATATTAAAGATCTACACAGACCACCTTTTAACGTCACGATTACCAATGTTCCAGGACCAAGAGGTTTATTGTACTTAAATGGGCATAAAGTGGTTTCTATTTTTGGTTTAACACCTGTTGTAGATGGTTTTGGGCTAATAATAGCAGCATTTAGTTATAATGGTCAAGTGAGTATTACCACAACTTCAGACTCTAAAACAATGCCAGATGCAGATGTGTTTTCTAGATATATTAGAGAATCTGCAAACGAGTTAGAAGAGCACATTACAAACCTTGGTAAAGGTAAATCGACAAGTAAAACAAAACAAGTTAAAAGTAAAAGTGCACCTTTCTTTACAGCTTTAAAAAAGTACTTAAAAGAGAACCCTAAATTTGTTAAAGCTTATAAAGGTTTATACCAAATACAATTAGATTTAGGAGATAGAACAGACGGTTGGGAATTAAACCTTACAAAACCAGTAGCGGTTATTAAGAAAAAGAAAAATTTAGCTCCTAAAGTTTTAATTGAAATTGAAGATGAAAATTTATTTGCTTTATACAAAGGCAAGTTGCTTTTAGAGGAATTAAAAATACAAGGAAGAATAAAAATAACAGGAACTGCAGCAAGTAAAACAAAATTTATGAAATTACTTACTGCCTTTTTAGAAAGATAATTAATGCACTATAATACACATATATTAAAATCTACAGATGGAGAATCCATTTGTTATTATAAATGGGAAGCCAGCCCAAAAGTGGCTTTTAAAGGCTTGGTGCAAATTGCACATGGTTTAGGAGAGCATGCTGGCAGATATGATGATATGGCACATCTTTTACAAGAAGAAGGCTATTCTGTTTATGCAAACGACCATCGAGCGCATGGTAAAACTGCCGAAATGAAACGCTTATTTGGGTTTTATGATGGCAAGGAATATTTTGACGACTGTATAGAAGATATGTATGTATTGTCTAACCTAATGAAAGCTGAAAACCCTAAAACTAAATTCATTTTATTTGGACATAGTATGGGATCGCTTTTTAGTAGAAAATATGTGCTTAAATATGGAAACGAATTAGATGCTTTAATCTTATCTGGAACCGCCAGTTTTATAAAAGGATTAGGGAATATAGGGCTTGTAACAGCAACAACAGTTACAGCTTTTCGCGGAAGAGCAAGAGGAAACGAATTCTTAAAATCTTTCTTTTTTGGAGAATTTAATAAGAAATTTAAACCCAATAGAACAAAGTTTGATTGGATTAGTAGTGATGAAAAACAAGTCGATCTTTATGCTAAAGATCCGTATCGTATAGAAGATTTTTCACTTGGAGTGTTTTTAGATATTATCAAAAATTCTAAAACGTTAAATAAGTCGAAAGCATTTATAGCAACACCAAAAGAGTTGCCTGTCCTAATGTTTTCAGGAGATAAAGATCCCGTTGGCGAAATGGGAAAAGGCGTAAAACGTGTGGCAAAGCAATACGAAAAAAGAGGTCTAAATGATTTTACATTTAATTTATATGAAGGCGGAAGACACGAGATGTTAAACGAAATCAATGCCGAAGAAGTTAAAAAAGAAGTTATAAGTTGGCTAAATACACGTATTTAAGATTAAAAAATAAGAATGGAAGAAACCCAAATTATATATCGAATTTTTACACGCTTAACAGTTGCTCTAGGAACACTTAATGGTTTAACCATGAGTGAAGCTAAAAAGTTGACAAAGCTTCAGTTTAAACAACATCCTTTGGAGAAAGAAGCCAAAGCGTTAATTAAGAAAATAGATAAAGACGAACATAATATCATCGAACAATTACTTGATGAAACTATTTTGGTTTGTGACGAGTTAGGTCCAAATAGAGATTACATCACATTGGTAAAAATCTTAGAAAATGTAGGTAGCTCAATTTCCGAAGGCCATGATCAAGATGAATATAAATACACCAATTCAATAATAGAAAGATTTCAAAAAGAAATAGCAGTAGTTAATAAAAAAATACCTTCTCCACCATTGTTTAATATGGTTATGGAAAGTCGCTCACTATTAGAATGGTCGTCTATTTATTGTTTGTATCCATTTATACCAAAACGCATAGATGGTAAAGGAAAACCAGTATTGTTAATTCCTCCTTATTTAGGAGATGATTCTTCTACAACATTTGTTAGAAAATATTTAAAATCTTTAGGTTTTACAACGTATAAATGGGAGTTAGGGTTTAATATGGTTAAGTCGCACTACATACCAAGATTAGAAGAGAAATTAGCAGACATTTATCAAGAGCATCAAGAGAAAGTAAGTATTGTTGGTTGGAGTGGTGGTGGCATTTTTGCAAAAATAATGGCAAATAGACATCCAGATCAAGTAGAGCAAATTTTAACCATTGGCTCACCAATTTGGGGAGTTATGGATATGAAAACACCAGTATATGGCTTGATGGAATTTTTTAGAGGAAAATCTTTAAAAGAAAGAAACGAGAGGTTTTTAGCAGAGTTAGAACCAATACCAACAATTCCGGTAACTTGTATTTATACAAAAACCGATGGTTTGGTACCTTGGAAACATTGCATGGAAGCAGAAACCTATAGAGAGAATATAAAAAACATTGAAGTTTTTGGAAGCCATTCTGGAATGGGAGCAAATGTGAGTGTACTATTGGTTACAGCCAATATGCTAAGTGCTAATTTGCAAGGCAAAAAAATAAGAGATGTTGGTTCAAATATTGAACGGTTTTTATATCCTAATTTTTGGAATAAAGCACGAAAAGCATTTCAAACTAAAAAATCAATTGTAGACTGCTTTAAATAATAAGTTATGGATCATATTATTGAACATCATAAATTTCAAGAAGTTTTAAAACAAATTGCAAAGGAGCAAGATTTAGACCTTGAAGAAGTAAAAAAGCAAGGCGCCAAGTGTATTAAGGAACTATACGCACAGCAGCATCCTATGGCAAAATTAATGTCGGTAAAAGGCTTTGATTATATATTGTCTAGAGCTTATAACGATAAAATTGATGTCGATCCAAAAGGCATAAAAAAATTGATGAAACTCATGCAGAGAAATTCTGTAGCTTTCATCATGACACACAAAACATATTTAGACACTTTAGTTCTAATATCTACATTAGCAAGATATGGTATGCCAATTCCATATTCTTTTGGAGGTAGTAATTTGGCATTTCCAGGCTTAAAACAACTAGGCAATAACGCAGGACTTATTTTTATTCGCCGCAGTTTTAAGGACGATTTAATTTACAAAGCAGCTTTACGCCATTACATATCTACAATTATAGATAAAGGAGATCATTTAACTTGGAATATTGAAGGTACACGTTCTAGAACAGGTAAAATTATTTACCCTAAAATGGGAATATTAAAGTATATTAAAGAAGGAGAATTGCAAAGTTCAAGAGCTATAAAATATGTGCCAGTTTCTATTGTTTACGATTTAATTCCTGATGTTAAAGAAATGACAGAAGAAGGAAAAGGACAAGATAAGAAGTCTGAGAACGTAAAAGAAGCAGTTAATTACATAAAAAAATTAGGTAACGATTATGGTCGTGCAGCTATTCGTTTTGGAGAACCAGTTGAGATAGAAGAACACCAGCAAGCTATTATTCCAGATATGGAAGAAGATAGTTATGCAGACAAAAACACCTTACCACGTTTTGCTTTTGAGTTAATTCACAAAGCCAATGCAATTACACCAGTAACAACAGTTTCGTTGGTATGCCATACGCTATTAAATGATTTTGCTTTAACTAAAAGAGAAATCGAATTTAAGGTTAATAGATTAATGGCATATATTGGCCAAAAGAAGGAAGATGTACTTATAGATCGTGGTAATAAGATTGGAGTTACAATTCAAAAAGCTTTAAATTTATTACAAGGTGCAAGAATAATCCAAAAGAGTAGAGCAGGACAAAAGGCGCAATATAGTTTGGTTTCAACCGAATATTTACCAGCAACTTATTATGCAAATATGGCATCTGGCCATTTATACCACCAAGCTTTTATAGAAATGGCTTTGGTGAAAATTAAAGATGACACTTCAGCAAATAGAATCACCCATTTTTGGGAAGAAATCATGAAACTTCGTAACTTATTTAAGTTTGAATTTTTCTACACTAATAAACCAAAATTTAGCAGTGAAATTGAAGCTGAATTATTACGATTTGATAAAAACTGGAGAAGGATTTTAGCAAATCCAAAAGGAGATATTTCTGGGTTATTAAAAAAGCAAGATTTATTCGTTTCTCGAGCCATTTTGTTATCGTATTTAGAAGCAGATAAAATAGTTTGTCACACACTAAATAGTTGGGATACAGATGATGAGTTTAAAGATAACGACTTCATCGATTTAGCAATGTTTAAAGGGAAAGAGTTGCATTGGCAATCAAATATAACACGATTGGATAGTGTCTCTAAACCTTTTTTAATAAATGCACTTCGTTTTGCTAAAAATGCTAATTTAATCCCAGTAGAAAGAGTCATAAACTATGATGGTTTAGTGGATTGGAAAAATCAATTAGAAGATTTATCGGAAAGATTATTCTATTTAAAACAAATAGAAACTGTTCTAGATGAAAAAGGATTGAACGCGCAAGCTTCAGAGCAAGGTGTTGTTCCAGATTCTGGTAATGACGAAGTTAACCAAGAAACGATTATAGAAGAAGGTCCACATATCACGGCATTCTTCGATATGGATAAAACGTTAATCAATGATTTTTCAGCTAAGAAATTCATGTCCACACGTTTGTTTAGCGGAAAAACAACAGCCAAAGAATATTTAACACAATTTGTAACAGCTTTAGCTTTTGCAGCTGGAAATAGAGATTTTGAAGTACTTACTAAAATGGCAGCGCTTGGTGTAAAGGGTATTGCTGAATCTGCATTTATAGAATTAGGAGAACAAGTTTTTATTGATTATTTAGAAGAAACTATTTACCAAGAGTCTCGCGAATTAATAGCAAAACATATAGCAAAAGGGCATAAGGTTGTTATTATTTCGGCAGCAACGACATATCAAATTGAACCTATCGCAAAAGCATTAGGTATTAAAGATATTTATGCTACCGAAATGGAATTACGTAATGGTAAGTTTACTGGTCGTGTTTCCGAAATGTGTTGGGGAGAAGGTAAAGCTAGAGCAGCTAGGAAATTTGCAAAAAAGAATAATACAGACTTATCAAAAAGTTATTTTTATACAGATAGTATTGAAGATTATCCACTATTAAAAATTGTTGGAAATCCAGTAGCTACTAATCCAGATCAGAAATTATCGCAAGTAGCATTCGAAAACAATTGGCCAATTTTAAGGTTTGAAGAACCCGTAGGAAAACCAGTAGTTAATGGTTTTAGAACAGCATTAGCAGCAGCCAGTATTTATCCTTCAGCTCTTAAAGGAATAATAAAAGGAGCAATAACGCTATCTAGGCAAGAGGCTGCAAATACTACTTTTTCAAGTATTGGAGATTTAGGTTCTAAAATGGCAGGTTTAGAAATTGCAGTAAAAGGAAAGCATAATTTAGAAGAAATACGTCCAGCGGTTTTTTGTTTTAATCATCAAAGCGCAGCAGATTTCTTTATAGTTATGAAACTAATAAGACACGATTTTACAGGTATTGCAAAAAAGGAATTAGAGCGTACACCTGTAGGCCCAATTTTTAAAGCTTTAGGAGCTATTTATGTAGACAGAGCGAATAAAGAAAAAGCTATTGAAGCCATGCAACCAGCAGTAGAAGCATTAAAAAGTGGTATTTCTGTTGCAATAGCACCAGAAGGAACGCGAAGCGGAAGTAAAACCTTAGGTACTTTTAAAAAGGGAGCATTTCATTTAGCTATGCAAGCAGGAGTTCCAATTATTCCTATTGTAATTAAAAACGCCTACATGGCAATGCCTAAAGGAACGAGTATGTTTAAGCCAACTCATATTGAAGTCGTGGTTTTAGAACCTGTAGATACATCACTTTGGAAATTAAAAAACATCAATAAACATATTGAAGACGTTAGAAATTTATATCTTAATGAATTAGAAAATTAATTACATGAAACTAACCGTTGGAATTTTAGGAGGTGGATCTTGGGGAACTACAGTAGCATCATTAACTGCAAAAAATAATGAGACTATTTTATGGGCTAGAAATGAAAAATCTGTTCAAGAAATAAATGAAGAGCATACAAACTCTAAATATTTACCAGGAGCCAAATTACATAAAAATCTAAAAGCATCAAGTTCTATTGAGGATACAGTTAAGAACGCAGATGTGATTGTTATGGGAATTCCATCCCAACATTTTAGAGAAGTATTACGAGCTGCAAAACCGTTTATTAGACCTTGGGTTCCAATAGTAAGTTTGTCTAAAGGCTTAGAGTTAACAACCAAAATGCGCATGACGCAGATTATTGAAGAAGAACTTCCTGGTCATCCAGCAGGCGTTTTAACAGGTCCTAATTTAGCGAAGGAAATACATTCTGGTCAAGCTGCAGCAGCAGTAATAGCTATGGTAGATAAAACCATTGCTAAACAATTACAACAAGTATTTAGCACTGGATTATTTAGAGTGTATACCAATAACGATGTTATAGGTTGTGAACTTGGAGGTGCATTAAAAAATATTATGGCAATTGCGACAGGAATGGGAGATGGTGCAAACGCAGGAGATAACACAAGAGCAGCTTTAATTACAAGAGGCCTATCTGAATTAACAAGATTAGGTACTGCAATGGGAGGAAAACGTAGAACGTTTTCTGGACTTGCAGGAATGGGAGATTTAGTAGCCACTTGCTCAAGTTCTAAAAGTAGAAATCACCATGTAGGTTTTCAAATAGGACGTGGAAAAAGTTTAGAGCAGATTATTGAAGAAATGAATGAAGTGGCCGAAGGTGTAAAAACGGCTAAAGTAGTAATGGAATTAGCCAAAGATTATAAGGTAGATATGCCAATTTCTAGAGAAGTATATAAAGTGCTTTACGAAGGTAATACTGTTCATGATGCTTTTAGAGGCTTAATTAAATTGGAGAGTGGATCTGAGAAAGAGCCAGGATAAATTTATAATCATTGGTTTTTACACAACTTAATTTAGATAGTTTTTTTATGTTTTTTTTTCTTCAGCTTTCAGCTCAAAAAAAATAGAAATTGTTTTCCTAAAAAAGAAGATTGAATTGGTTTAAAGAATATTATTTCTTTAAAATACAACTAAGTCATCCAGGAATTGCTAATTTTTTTAACGAAATAGGCTATATGCTGAAACTAAGATTATTCTCAAACTTATGTAATTATGACAGAAAATAAACCAACTTTAGTGATTTTAGCAGCAGGAATGGGAAGCAGATATGGTGGCTTAAAACAAATGGATACATTTACTCCTGAAGGCGATACTATTATAGATTTTTCTTTATTTGATGCAATACAAGCTGGCTTTGGTAAAATAGTTTTTGTTATTAGAAAAACTCTAGAGAAAGAGTTTAAAACCATTTTTAATAAGAAACTATCAGGGAAATTAGAAGTAGAGTATGTGTTTCAAGAGTTAGAAAATGTTCCAGAAAAATATATAAACTTAGAGAGAGTAAAACCTTGGGGAACAGGACACGCTTTGTTAATGCTTAAAGGTGTTATTAAAGAGAATTTTGCTGTAATTAATGCAGACGATTTTTATGGTAGACAAGCTTTTAATGCTATAGCAGAAAAATTAAAACATACAAAAAAAGATAGCTACGATTTTTGTATGGTAGCATACGCTTTAAAAAATACGGTTTCAAATAATGGCTATGTTTCGCGAGGAGAATGTACAGTTAATACTAAAGACTTTCTTATAGATGTAACCGAACGTGTTAGAATAGAACGAATTGATGGAGCATTAAAAAGAGAAGACGGAAAAGGAGGAATGATTTCTATTGATGAAAACACTACTGTTTCTATGAATATTTGGGGATTTACACCTAAGTGTTTTGAGTTTATCGATAAATTATTTTTAGAATTCTTGGAAGAGAATAAAAATAGTAACAAGGCAGAGTTCTATTTACCAGCTATTGTTAATAATATGATAACAACAGAAGTGGCTTCGGTTAAAGTATTAGAATCAGACTCAAAATGGTTTGGAGTTACCTATATTGATGATAAATATAAGGTTGAAAAAGAGATTAATAAATTAAAAGAAAATGGAGTGTATCCTTCAAAAATGTGGAACTAATTATGGAAGCGAATCTTTTAAAAACCATTTTTAATGCTTTTGATCATAAATCTAATTTTGTTAGTCATTCCGAATTAAATTCAGGTCATATTAACGATACTTTTTTAATAAACACAGATTTTGGTAACAGGTACGTTTTACAAAGAATAAATCATCATGTTTTTATAGACGTTGAAGGTTTAATAAATAATAAAGTCCTAATAAGTAACCATATAAAAAGTAAGTTTCCAAATTTTTCAGAACAAGAACTAAGTAGCAAAATTTTGCTCTTTGTTAAAGCACAAAATACAAAATTCTACTATCATAAGGAAAATGAGAATTATTGGAATTTAATGGTTTTTATTGATGATAGTATTACATATGAAGTTGTTGAAGATGAAGAAATAGCTTATGAAGGAGGTAAGCTTTTAGGAACATTTTTAAACCTAACTTCAGATTTTGATAGTAGTCAATTAATAGACGTTATTCCTGATTTTCATGATATGTCTTTCCGCTACAAGCAATACGTTTCTTCATTAACAAATGCCTCAAAAGAGCGATTAAAAAAGACGACAAAATATATAAGTGTTGTAGATGAATTAAAAGTAGAGATGCATATTCTTCAGGAGCTAAAAGAAGCTGGTAAAATTCCTATAAGAGTAACTCATAACGATACAAAAATATCTAACGCTCTTTTTGATCAATATAAAAAAGGTATTTGCATGATTGATACAGATACTGTAATGCCTGGAAT includes these proteins:
- a CDS encoding NAD(P)H-dependent glycerol-3-phosphate dehydrogenase, whose amino-acid sequence is MKLTVGILGGGSWGTTVASLTAKNNETILWARNEKSVQEINEEHTNSKYLPGAKLHKNLKASSSIEDTVKNADVIVMGIPSQHFREVLRAAKPFIRPWVPIVSLSKGLELTTKMRMTQIIEEELPGHPAGVLTGPNLAKEIHSGQAAAAVIAMVDKTIAKQLQQVFSTGLFRVYTNNDVIGCELGGALKNIMAIATGMGDGANAGDNTRAALITRGLSELTRLGTAMGGKRRTFSGLAGMGDLVATCSSSKSRNHHVGFQIGRGKSLEQIIEEMNEVAEGVKTAKVVMELAKDYKVDMPISREVYKVLYEGNTVHDAFRGLIKLESGSEKEPG
- a CDS encoding sugar phosphate nucleotidyltransferase encodes the protein MTENKPTLVILAAGMGSRYGGLKQMDTFTPEGDTIIDFSLFDAIQAGFGKIVFVIRKTLEKEFKTIFNKKLSGKLEVEYVFQELENVPEKYINLERVKPWGTGHALLMLKGVIKENFAVINADDFYGRQAFNAIAEKLKHTKKDSYDFCMVAYALKNTVSNNGYVSRGECTVNTKDFLIDVTERVRIERIDGALKREDGKGGMISIDENTTVSMNIWGFTPKCFEFIDKLFLEFLEENKNSNKAEFYLPAIVNNMITTEVASVKVLESDSKWFGVTYIDDKYKVEKEINKLKENGVYPSKMWN
- a CDS encoding phosphotransferase enzyme family protein; translated protein: MEANLLKTIFNAFDHKSNFVSHSELNSGHINDTFLINTDFGNRYVLQRINHHVFIDVEGLINNKVLISNHIKSKFPNFSEQELSSKILLFVKAQNTKFYYHKENENYWNLMVFIDDSITYEVVEDEEIAYEGGKLLGTFLNLTSDFDSSQLIDVIPDFHDMSFRYKQYVSSLTNASKERLKKTTKYISVVDELKVEMHILQELKEAGKIPIRVTHNDTKISNALFDQYKKGICMIDTDTVMPGIIHYDFGDAIRTICNTTAEDEKDLSKVEFNLNYYKAFKKGFIEKMKYSLSPIELEYLPLAAKTMIFIMALRFLTDYLNNDVYYKTRYPDHNLDRAKNQFKLIESLSEKLVF